DNA from Sorex araneus isolate mSorAra2 chromosome 6, mSorAra2.pri, whole genome shotgun sequence:
ttgttcatttgtcaTAGGTAGAATAGCACTATACTAATGATTAGAGATTCTAAGACTTGCACaatattccagaaatattttaagcCAAGAGTttgtatattttagttttctaggactttaaatttatgtttctatactatttaaacaaaaattgttCTCATTagattctttttctccttttgactGATCCTATTTCACACAAATATGATTGGATTTGGATAATACCAATGTATATTAAAGCTATTTTTTGGCAAACTATTTTGAACCCTCAACAGACATTGCTAaacacatttttatcttttatataatttatgtgtGCCTAATAAGTTATTCTTTCTTCATTATCATGCTCAGAGCATATAATCTTTTGTGTAGTAcatatttttcattgttatttggTCTTGAAATAGGCAAGTAGATCTCTATTCCTAGTTACACTTACCTGCTAAGGAAGTTGATTGAAAGCTCAGAGGTCTGagcaagggtttgatccctgatatcaaTGTCCCCCAACTACCtcaacaaaagaagaaagtggaGAGAATCAAGTACTCAATGATAACCAAAGAGGAATGTTGCTTAAAATAATAGGAAATCATTAAAACATTTTCCTGCTTTGATTTGgagtcttgttttttctttttcttcaagaatCAATATTTAGTTCCACTGCACATTTATAATATACCTATGTGATTTTCAACTTCATTAAGTTCTCATTTTTGTATGAGGGACATGTTGTGTGTGGTATTATTCAGATAATGAAATGGTAGAATATTGTAAAACATGGTATCTTTTAGAGAATGTACACAGGGAAAGTCGATTAGATAGAAGTAAGTGTGAACAGCATACGTAATGCCATcagatatagatatgtatagTTTAATAAtgaatgtatatatctgtatttcactgtcactgtcatcttgttgctcatcgatttgttcgagtgggcaccagtaaagtctcccattgagagacttattgttactgtttttggcatatccaatacgcacaggtggcttgccaggctctaccacttGGGCTTgatagatactcttggtaacttcctggggctctccaagaggggcggagaaaaggaacttgggtcggccatgtgaaaggggAACGTCCAGCatcatatatctatatttaatttGTACATATCTATACAATATAAAGTGAGTACCAGAACAACACttataagattttatatattaaatgcaTGCACcaatacccatggtgtattcaatatgccaaaaacagtagcaacaagtctcacaaaggagatgttactggtgcctgctcgagcaaatcgatgagcaacaagatgacagtgatacagtgatagtgattatttCTCTATATTTAAGGACTTCAACTCTTTATTAATATCCATTTTAGGTCAGGTTGTTAGTACAAATATATAAAGGAACAAGAATTgtagagaaaaattattaaatagataacatttatttctttagtttttaaaattcacttacaGATTATGTCTCCATGTGGTTTAACAGAAAAAACAGGTGTGTATATAAAAACTTAGTTTTCATTGACCCACAGATGTcttatgctttaataaaatatctattcACAATGTTTCCAAAACTAAGACTCAGGAGACACTGTATGAGAATGATCAAATCAtactaaaaaaatacatttttctgtcATGTTTTTAACCTGGTCACAAGTTcctgaaaaaaacaaacttctatCTATTAAAATCATCCAACATAGTTCCAAGAGATTAATCTTCCTGAGAATTGATCTGAGCACATGAAGACCCAAGGAGTCTCTTCAGTTGTGGATGTCCAAGTTGAGACCCCAAACATGAATTTATACCTAATTACAGCTTCAGACTGACgtgttctgtttccttttggcctttattattattgatggATTTTGCGAGTGTGTTAACATTAGAGAAATTTTAAAGCAccagtatatatataatacttcgGAGGATCTttcacatgtgtgtatacacagacacacacatacactatcaCCCTAAACATttgatactggagatcaaactccaaaaaatttggtaaaaaataaaactagagcaAGTTGTTAATCAGTATCTGTGTTCATTGTTTATAAAATGATGAAGGATAAGATAGGAGAGAGTGCAATGAGTCAGGTGCTGGTCTTGACTCATCTTACACAAATTCAATTTCTGGCAACACACATGGTCCACTCAACTCAgccgagagtaacccctgagatcagagacaggaataagtgcAAAGCAGAGACAATTGTGTCCCTAATGAGGAAAATAGATGCCTGCCCACACTTCAAATAGGctaataacaaagaaaaagtcTGGCTGAGGAGGCAATTGAGTTTGAGTGACATGATGCGAACTTGGAGTGCATTTGGGATCCTTGAGATGTCAACCTCACTATGTGATCTTAGTAACCAGGGACTATGCTTGAAATGTGCTGTGTCCTTGAGGTGGTCCAAACCGTGCTTTATAAAGTATCATGCTTGGGAATCCCATGCTTAGGAGAAGAATTCTACTCTTCTGCCAGCTGCCTAAAAATGCCCCATCTCGCATCAGATAGTCTATAAAATGGAATTCTTACCTTTGTTTGTGACTCAGTTTTTCAAACTCAGGCTCTGCTGGGTCCCCTATGTaatatgtaggatgacattactttgtcctttccctccttgccacaagtagcttgtcccggttttccccagagtttaggcttaccccagtcacacccatcaaggtgttccggaatcactcccatccctttatttagctataatcacttctccatgctctcttccccaaaagagttaatcctcggctttcccttaatctgactctgctaatttgcaaggtcagagcttcctaggatactgaatttatattatataagttaatattgcctttctcctcttcttgtgccttttgaataatttactttaaagctatgactgttttgtatagacacaagaagacaatattatgtttttataacttgggaattaattggcctcgaatattattccctcccaggcacctgctttctccacttaagcctcagttgccctcagttcctagcaccccaaagcagggtcgctgacgtgggacaggaaggatccagggcaagcggtgagttatgtgctaccctggcatcgagatgggcctggccaaagtgcctaattcttaactataagttaagagcttgatgatagacaaatgctgtcatgatccaatagtaattatgagactaggaccctgccagggataggaaaaagtgatctggcctgagcactgtagtctgagattgagatggccccaggagagcaattctataagctttaatgcatctcttattgtgtccatacaaaataattaatattatgaattcttatatgttttctggctgaggagaagagaaacacattcatgggactccaccattgggtggatcctcctgctgaaagagaattaagacctaggagaagcatcccctaggggaaaaggaccttaccctattgatggtaaccacacctatgtgtaagccaccccaaccccctcatgctgtggagacttaactaggctgtaagagtgggttgggggcccagatccacggggccagatccatggggcccAGATCCACAAGAGCgagagagaagcggagagagagaatgaaataaatggatcgagcaaccagtttggcctttttccttcttccttccatcgcctgcccttgaccgaccgcacacacagcggttccggggcaccggactcgggtggtgagacagagtcgcccagagagcccaagagtgctcgcacccctcggcgagccttagttttatACAGTAATATAACTTATTTTTTCCATCTTTCAATGTGTGCCATTTGTCTTTCACTAGTTCATAATAGGAATTTCTGCAACACTCTAAGACCaaagcaacagcaacagcaaTAGGTACAAATGGTGAAGGCTCGAGAGATAGCTCATGGGCTGAGCACTGTACATGAAGGATGCCTCCAGATGGTCTCTTGAGCATTTCCAAGAATGACACCCCTCTAAATCCCTTATGACAAGCTTGAAACAGCACCGGACCACCTCTGTCTGTAGTCTTCTAACCAAATGTAAAATCTAAAAATGATAGTGTAGACAGACGTATATAATCATAACAAGTATTCCTTCCACATGGGAAAATCATAAATGAAATGAAACCCGATATCTGTTCTTATGTCAATATCATGTCAACACAGTTATGATCTTAAGTAAGCCATATTAAGGGGGAGTATTAAAGATCATTTCCCAAACTTTCTTAAAACATGGGTAAAGAAAATAGGTCATGGTCCCACAGCAAGAAAGAGCTGGtctctaagaaaagataaaataggtCTTTGGTTTTTAAgcctgtgaattttttttaactttcattacCTTCACATCCATCCTATCCCATTTCTATATTACTAAATATAGACATCACTGTTTAATGATATCTTCATATCAAGATGATTTAGCTCACATTGCTGCAATTTTTAATGTTGTTCAATTGGTAGACACTTATTCATTGCTTCAGTTTGGACTATTGCAGTAAACAATTGTAAAAAgttctaaatatttcaaaataaatatcactCAAAAGAAGATGGCAAATAAATATGAAAGGAGGGATAGAATAATGCTGAGCATTTGCATTTGATTAGCAAAACGAGACCAAAATTTCCAGAAAAATATGATTctgaaataaggaaaaaagaatcaTATTGACAGAAAAACTCGTTTCTGCTAAATGTGTTATTTACCTTCTCTATTTCCCAAACTTATGAAGTGTGCTATTATAGTCTTCACGGTGGagttgattcaatttaaaattattctgcTTATATTCTTCATTCCAATCATTTACCATTAACTTTCCAGGAAACCTTCTTGTTCAAGAGTTTCTTCACTGCATTTTTCACTTCTGCATTCCTTAGTGTATAAATGAGGGGGTTTAACATGGGTGTGATAATGGTGTAAAAGACAGCCACCATCTTATCCTCTGCAAAGGTAGTATCAGGACGCATATACATGAAAGTACAGGGACCAAAAAAGATGATGACCACGGCGATGTGGGAACTACAGGTGGAGAGGGCTTTGCGTCTGCCTTCTGCTGACTGCTTTCTCAGGGACTTTAGGATGACGGTATAGGAGATGAGTAAGATCACAAAGCTGCCCAGCGAAATGGTGCCACTGTTGGCTGTTTCAACAACACCCGCAATGTAGGTGTCTGTGCAGGCAAGTTTCAACAAAGGATGAACATCACAGAAGTAGTGATCAATCTCATTGGGTCCACAAAAAGGTAATTGTATAACTAAAGTCAATTGTATAATAGTGTGTAGAA
Protein-coding regions in this window:
- the LOC129405720 gene encoding olfactory receptor 4S2-like, whose translation is MERVNNITVFIFLGLSQNKEVQEVCFLLFSLFYTLILTGNSLIILTIYLGNLYKSPMYFFLSYLSLVDICFSSVTAPKLISDLLSNKKTISYVGCMLQLFGAHFFGCTEIFILIVMAYDRYVAICKPLHYMTIMNPERCYKMLLGTWVGGLLHTIIQLTLVIQLPFCGPNEIDHYFCDVHPLLKLACTDTYIAGVVETANSGTISLGSFVILLISYTVILKSLRKQSAEGRRKALSTCSSHIAVVIIFFGPCTFMYMRPDTTFAEDKMVAVFYTIITPMLNPLIYTLRNAEVKNAVKKLLNKKVSWKVNGK